A single Bosea sp. PAMC 26642 DNA region contains:
- the xylB gene encoding xylulokinase: MHFIGIDLGTSAVKAVLVDSSQRVVASGEARLSRRSLHPGWSEQDPDDWWAATLKALATLRADSTEAWGRVTAIGLSGQMHGAVVLDAQGVVLRPAILWNDGRSHEECSDLERVVPELGRKAGVPAMPGFTAPKLLWLRKHEPDVFSRIAHVLLPKDFIRLKLTGEYATDRSDAAGTLWLDQAGRSWSPELVAASGLTLAHMPQLMEGTDAGGSLSMSIARELCLSPGVAVAAGAGDAAAGAIGVGAIDEGDAFLSLGTSAQLFRATGSYRPRPERFLHAYCHALPDRWFQMAAMLNGAACLSWIADVLKEPDIGALLQRTEHEAPRPTGLMFLPYLSGERTPHNDPSARGAFIGLSPHTTPASMVRAVLEGVAFSCLDAKDCLSAADTPLSSLSVIGGGSRSDFWIRVVASAIDLPLTRHDGGEQGPAFGAARLARLAVTGEAVRDVCMKPPVRDVIAPDPYLASFYGERMPRFRDLYARLKGAFDACS, translated from the coding sequence ATGCACTTCATCGGGATCGACCTCGGCACCTCGGCCGTCAAGGCGGTCCTGGTCGATTCTTCTCAGCGCGTCGTCGCCAGCGGCGAGGCGCGCCTCAGCCGGCGATCGCTACACCCCGGATGGTCCGAACAGGATCCGGACGACTGGTGGGCGGCGACCTTGAAGGCGCTTGCCACCCTGCGGGCCGATAGCACCGAGGCCTGGGGCCGCGTGACCGCGATCGGCTTGTCCGGCCAGATGCACGGCGCGGTTGTGCTCGACGCGCAAGGCGTCGTGCTGCGCCCGGCGATCCTTTGGAACGACGGACGCAGCCACGAGGAGTGCTCGGATCTGGAGCGGGTCGTTCCGGAGCTCGGCCGCAAGGCCGGCGTTCCAGCGATGCCCGGCTTCACCGCGCCGAAGCTGCTCTGGCTGCGGAAGCACGAGCCCGACGTGTTCTCGCGCATCGCGCATGTCCTGTTGCCGAAGGATTTCATCAGGCTCAAGCTAACCGGCGAGTATGCGACGGATCGTTCTGACGCCGCCGGCACGCTCTGGCTCGACCAGGCCGGCCGAAGCTGGTCCCCGGAGCTCGTCGCCGCGTCGGGTTTGACGCTCGCTCATATGCCGCAGCTTATGGAAGGAACCGACGCCGGCGGCTCCCTGTCCATGTCGATCGCGCGCGAACTTTGCTTGTCGCCGGGCGTGGCCGTAGCGGCCGGCGCCGGCGACGCCGCCGCGGGAGCGATCGGGGTCGGCGCGATCGATGAAGGCGATGCGTTCCTGTCGCTGGGCACCTCGGCTCAGCTCTTCAGGGCGACCGGGAGCTACCGCCCGCGGCCGGAACGCTTCCTGCACGCCTATTGCCACGCTTTGCCGGACCGGTGGTTCCAGATGGCCGCGATGCTGAACGGCGCGGCCTGCCTGTCGTGGATCGCCGACGTGCTGAAAGAGCCCGATATCGGCGCATTACTGCAACGAACCGAGCACGAGGCGCCGCGACCGACGGGCCTGATGTTCCTGCCCTATCTGTCGGGCGAGCGGACCCCACACAACGATCCTTCAGCACGGGGGGCCTTCATCGGACTGAGCCCTCACACGACGCCGGCATCAATGGTGCGCGCGGTGCTCGAAGGTGTCGCCTTCTCATGCCTCGACGCCAAGGACTGCCTCTCGGCGGCCGACACGCCGCTTTCGTCTTTGAGCGTTATCGGTGGCGGTTCGCGGTCCGACTTCTGGATAAGGGTCGTTGCCTCGGCGATTGACCTTCCCCTGACCCGCCATGACGGCGGCGAGCAGGGGCCGGCCTTCGGCGCCGCGCGGCTTGCCAGGCTGGCCGTCACCGGGGAGGCGGTCCGCGACGTCTGCATGAAGCCGCCGGTTCGCGACGTGATCGCTCCGGACCCGTATCTAGCGTCGTTTTATGGGGAGCGGATGCCACGCTTCCGCGATCTCTACGCAAGGTTGAAAGGCGCTTTCGATGCCTGTTCCTAG
- a CDS encoding carbohydrate kinase family protein, whose translation MILVCGEALIDLFVGPPEGAELPARAVAGGSPFNVAIGLARQGVEAAFLGGVSRDRFGQLLAETLRREGVDERFLVLTDRLSTLSAVATTPDGQPSYSFHGEGAADRSLLPSDLPSELPPEIAALTFGSYTMVVEPVGSSFAALAEREHGRRVISIDPNLRPTVVGDMAVWARAAERFYRTATIVKASDEDVHIAWGGHFSIGDAAAWWLGLGAKLVVVTTGVEGAVAYSVAGQIAVPGRAVSVCDTVGAGDTFHAALLAQLSRTGRLTPESIGALDLAAIGDLVAYAGAAAAITVGRRGADLPTEAEVAASLQSCV comes from the coding sequence ATGATCCTGGTTTGCGGCGAGGCGCTGATCGATCTCTTCGTCGGGCCACCGGAGGGCGCCGAACTGCCGGCGCGCGCCGTCGCCGGCGGGTCGCCCTTCAACGTCGCGATCGGCCTAGCACGACAGGGCGTCGAGGCGGCCTTCCTTGGCGGCGTCTCGCGCGACCGGTTCGGCCAGCTTCTTGCGGAAACGCTGCGGAGGGAGGGCGTCGACGAGCGCTTCCTGGTGCTGACCGACCGGCTCTCGACATTGTCGGCGGTCGCGACGACGCCCGATGGGCAGCCGAGCTACAGCTTCCATGGCGAGGGCGCAGCCGACCGCTCGTTGCTGCCGTCGGACCTGCCCTCCGAGCTGCCGCCCGAGATCGCGGCGCTGACCTTCGGCTCCTACACCATGGTGGTCGAACCGGTCGGCTCCAGTTTCGCCGCTTTGGCCGAGCGCGAGCATGGCCGCCGCGTCATCAGCATCGATCCCAATCTGCGCCCTACCGTCGTCGGCGACATGGCCGTTTGGGCCAGGGCGGCTGAGCGCTTCTACCGCACTGCCACGATCGTCAAGGCGAGCGACGAAGACGTCCACATCGCCTGGGGCGGTCACTTCTCCATCGGGGACGCCGCCGCTTGGTGGCTTGGGCTTGGCGCGAAGCTGGTGGTGGTCACCACGGGGGTCGAGGGCGCGGTCGCGTACTCAGTCGCAGGCCAGATCGCCGTCCCGGGCCGCGCCGTCAGCGTGTGCGACACGGTCGGCGCGGGCGACACCTTTCACGCCGCCTTGCTCGCGCAGCTTTCCCGCACCGGCCGTCTGACGCCGGAGTCGATCGGGGCTCTCGACCTCGCCGCGATCGGCGACCTCGTCGCCTATGCCGGCGCGGCGGCGGCGATCACGGTCGGGCGTCGGGGGGCCGACCTGCCGACCGAAGCCGAGGTCGCGGCGAGCCTGCAGTCATGCGTATGA
- the edd gene encoding phosphogluconate dehydratase, translating into MTHAAINARIAEVTERIVGRSRDARSRYLDRIAAAAEAGPRRQSLGCANQAHGFAACLPGDKVMLRAGHGANLAIVSAYNDMLSAHQPYERFPALIREAARAAGGVAQVAGGVPAMCDGITQGEAGMELSLFSRDVIALSTAVALSHQTFDATVFLGICDKIVPGLVIGALAFGHLPAVFIPAGPMTSGLSNDDKAKARQLFAEGKVGRETLLEAEAQSYHGPGTCTFYGTANTNQMVMEIMGLHLPGAAFVNPNTPLRDALTKAATERALAITSLGNAYTPVGRMLDERAFVNAVVGLHATGGSTNHTLHLVAMAAAAGIALTWDDFSDLAAVTPLLARIYPNGKADVNHFHAAGGMGFVIRELLAAGLLHRDVETVAGRGLEAYVREPVLGEDGGLSWRDGADSTGDDTILRGVSRPFQPTGGLTVLDGDLGRAVIKTSAVAAERHVIEAPARIFHGQEELQAAFKAGELERDLIAVVRFQGPRANGMPELHKLMPPLGVLQDRGFRIALVTDGRLSGASGKVPAAIHVTPEAADGGPIARLRDGDIVRVDAVAGRLSVLVDPALWAAREPATVDLSASHQGVGRDLFATFRAAVGPADSGATVFAVA; encoded by the coding sequence ATGACCCATGCCGCGATCAATGCCCGGATCGCCGAGGTGACGGAGCGCATCGTCGGGCGCTCGCGGGACGCCCGCTCGCGCTATCTCGACCGGATCGCGGCCGCCGCCGAGGCCGGGCCGCGACGCCAAAGCCTCGGCTGCGCTAACCAGGCCCACGGCTTCGCCGCCTGCCTGCCCGGCGACAAGGTGATGTTGCGGGCCGGCCATGGCGCCAACCTCGCCATCGTCTCCGCCTATAACGACATGCTCTCGGCGCATCAGCCCTATGAGCGCTTCCCCGCGCTGATCCGCGAGGCGGCGCGCGCCGCTGGCGGCGTCGCGCAGGTCGCCGGCGGCGTGCCGGCGATGTGCGACGGCATCACCCAGGGCGAAGCGGGAATGGAGCTCTCGCTGTTTTCGCGAGACGTAATCGCACTCTCGACGGCGGTCGCGCTCTCGCACCAGACCTTCGACGCGACGGTCTTCCTCGGCATCTGCGACAAGATCGTGCCCGGCCTCGTCATCGGCGCGCTCGCCTTCGGCCATTTGCCGGCGGTGTTCATCCCGGCCGGGCCGATGACCTCGGGACTGTCCAATGACGACAAGGCCAAGGCGCGCCAGCTCTTCGCCGAGGGCAAGGTCGGCCGCGAGACGTTGCTGGAGGCCGAGGCGCAATCCTATCACGGGCCCGGCACCTGCACCTTCTACGGCACCGCCAACACCAACCAGATGGTCATGGAGATCATGGGGCTGCACCTGCCGGGCGCCGCCTTTGTCAACCCGAACACGCCGCTGCGCGACGCGCTGACCAAGGCTGCGACCGAGCGGGCGCTGGCGATCACGTCGCTCGGCAACGCCTACACGCCGGTCGGCCGCATGCTCGATGAGCGAGCCTTCGTCAACGCCGTGGTCGGGTTGCACGCGACCGGCGGCTCGACCAACCACACCTTGCATCTCGTCGCCATGGCTGCCGCAGCGGGGATTGCGCTGACTTGGGACGATTTCTCGGACCTCGCGGCGGTCACGCCGCTGCTCGCCCGCATCTATCCGAACGGAAAGGCCGACGTGAACCATTTCCACGCCGCCGGCGGCATGGGCTTCGTCATCCGCGAGTTGCTCGCAGCCGGCCTGCTGCACCGCGACGTCGAGACGGTCGCCGGCAGGGGCCTCGAAGCCTATGTCCGCGAGCCGGTGCTGGGCGAAGACGGTGGGCTGTCCTGGCGCGACGGGGCCGACTCTACCGGCGACGACACAATTCTGCGCGGCGTAAGCCGGCCCTTTCAGCCGACCGGCGGGCTCACCGTGCTCGACGGCGATCTCGGCCGGGCCGTGATCAAGACCTCGGCCGTCGCCGCCGAGCGCCATGTCATCGAGGCGCCAGCGCGCATCTTCCACGGTCAGGAGGAGTTGCAGGCCGCCTTCAAGGCAGGCGAACTCGAGCGCGACCTGATCGCCGTGGTTCGATTCCAGGGACCGCGCGCCAACGGCATGCCAGAACTGCACAAGCTGATGCCGCCGCTCGGCGTGCTGCAAGACCGGGGCTTCAGGATCGCGCTCGTCACGGATGGGCGGCTCTCGGGCGCGTCGGGCAAGGTGCCAGCGGCGATCCATGTCACGCCAGAGGCCGCCGATGGGGGGCCGATCGCGCGGTTGCGCGACGGCGACATCGTCCGCGTCGATGCGGTCGCGGGCCGGCTGTCGGTCCTGGTCGATCCCGCGCTCTGGGCGGCGCGCGAACCGGCCACGGTCGATCTGTCGGCGTCGCATCAAGGTGTCGGGCGCGACCTGTTCGCGACCTTCCGTGCAGCGGTGGGCCCAGCCGACAGCGGCGCGACGGTCTTCGCGGTCGCATAA
- a CDS encoding sensor domain-containing diguanylate cyclase — protein sequence MKNFMARDLAGSVVDALTSNICVVDLAGQILGVNRAWVEFSTSNAGSAEKNYRGTNYLSVCQQSAGAASAEASEFSSGLQAVLQGRKKVFQLEYPCHSPTTLRWFLARVTPLSRSSIKGRFEIYGAVVSHMDISDRKLLELEYAKLASTDPLTGLPNRRFFEEYAKLEIERLRRFGGSMSLLMIDLDNFKSVNDTYGHVAGDEVLKTFATRGNILFRATDLFARIGGEEFVALLVGTDKAGALLVAERLRSSIAESSIRTSAGSIRVTASVGLAAVTMKDRSVTSSLRRADKALYRAKESGRNRVEVAP from the coding sequence ATGAAAAACTTCATGGCTCGCGATCTAGCAGGGTCTGTGGTCGACGCGCTGACGTCGAATATCTGCGTTGTGGATTTGGCTGGGCAGATCCTAGGGGTAAATCGCGCCTGGGTGGAGTTCAGCACAAGTAATGCCGGCAGCGCTGAAAAAAACTACCGCGGAACAAACTATCTTTCAGTTTGCCAACAGTCTGCAGGAGCGGCCTCGGCTGAAGCCTCAGAGTTTTCGAGTGGACTGCAAGCTGTCCTTCAAGGGCGAAAGAAAGTTTTTCAGCTAGAGTACCCTTGTCACTCTCCAACTACTTTGCGCTGGTTTTTAGCGAGAGTGACTCCGCTATCCCGATCCAGTATCAAAGGGAGGTTTGAAATATATGGCGCGGTCGTTTCGCACATGGATATCTCGGACCGCAAGTTACTAGAGCTGGAGTATGCGAAGCTAGCCTCCACTGATCCTCTAACAGGCTTGCCTAATCGACGCTTTTTTGAAGAGTATGCAAAACTCGAAATCGAACGATTGCGACGATTTGGCGGATCTATGTCACTCCTAATGATAGACTTAGACAATTTTAAGAGCGTCAATGACACCTATGGCCACGTCGCTGGCGATGAAGTGCTCAAGACTTTCGCTACACGCGGAAATATTCTGTTCCGGGCGACGGACCTCTTCGCACGCATCGGGGGCGAGGAATTTGTTGCTTTGCTCGTCGGCACCGACAAAGCCGGTGCGTTGCTGGTCGCAGAGCGACTCAGGTCCAGCATAGCTGAGTCGAGTATTCGGACGAGCGCTGGCTCCATTCGGGTTACAGCCAGCGTGGGGCTCGCGGCAGTCACGATGAAAGATCGATCAGTGACATCCTCGCTTCGCCGCGCTGACAAAGCGCTGTATCGGGCGAAGGAAAGCGGCAGAAACCGGGTAGAGGTCGCGCCTTAA
- a CDS encoding YcbK family protein, producing MRAPYPPERPFDLDLPAASPLPPIIVPAPAIAPGAPATAEPEEDEGPEWPKLAPGQKAGAEPQYDPEERPDKPGVSTDPGTSVVCLPQPLKLILGKIADKFGAVKVTSTWRPPWRARRGSYHKRCEAMDFRVPGIRPRTVLDYARAMPDVGGSKVYWNGIIHIDTGPKRPW from the coding sequence ATGCGTGCACCCTACCCGCCTGAGCGCCCTTTCGATCTCGACCTACCAGCTGCGTCACCGTTGCCGCCGATCATCGTGCCGGCGCCGGCTATTGCACCGGGAGCTCCTGCGACGGCGGAGCCCGAGGAGGATGAGGGTCCGGAATGGCCAAAACTTGCGCCAGGGCAGAAGGCCGGCGCCGAACCGCAATACGATCCCGAAGAGCGGCCGGACAAGCCCGGCGTCTCGACCGATCCGGGAACCTCGGTCGTCTGCCTGCCGCAGCCGCTGAAGCTGATCCTCGGCAAGATCGCCGACAAGTTCGGTGCCGTTAAGGTGACATCGACCTGGCGGCCGCCCTGGCGGGCGCGGCGCGGCTCCTATCACAAGCGTTGCGAGGCTATGGACTTTCGCGTGCCGGGCATCCGGCCGCGGACCGTGCTCGACTATGCGCGCGCGATGCCCGATGTCGGTGGCAGCAAGGTCTACTGGAATGGCATCATCCATATCGACACCGGGCCGAAGCGGCCCTGGTGA
- a CDS encoding NADH-quinone oxidoreductase subunit A, with amino-acid sequence MQTLQVPSLLNDYLPLVIFIGVAAVIGLALLIAPFAIAYSKPDPEKLSAYECGFNAFDDARMKFDVRFYLVAILFIIFDLEVAFLFPWAVAFGGLGWYGFCSMMIFLGVLTVGFVYEWRKGALEWD; translated from the coding sequence ATGCAAACTCTCCAGGTGCCGTCCCTTCTGAACGACTACCTGCCGCTGGTCATCTTCATCGGCGTCGCCGCCGTCATCGGGCTGGCCCTGTTGATCGCCCCTTTCGCGATCGCCTATTCGAAGCCCGACCCCGAGAAGCTCTCGGCCTATGAGTGCGGTTTCAACGCCTTCGACGATGCCCGCATGAAGTTCGACGTGCGCTTCTATCTCGTCGCGATCCTGTTCATCATCTTCGATCTCGAGGTCGCCTTTCTCTTCCCCTGGGCCGTCGCCTTCGGCGGGCTCGGCTGGTATGGTTTCTGCTCGATGATGATCTTTCTGGGCGTTCTGACCGTCGGATTCGTTTACGAGTGGCGCAAGGGCGCCTTGGAGTGGGACTAA
- a CDS encoding NuoB/complex I 20 kDa subunit family protein, translated as MAITAIDRDDPLVAPAPKGLLGPDGLPVGARDPFFVEMNNELADKGFLVTATDDLINWSRTGSLMWMTFGLACCAVEMMQMSMPRYDVERFGFAPRASPRQSDVMIVAGTLTNKMAPALRKVYDQMPEPRYVISMGSCANGGGYYHYSYSVVRGCDRIVPIDIYVPGCPPTAEALLYGVLLLQKKIRRTGTIER; from the coding sequence ATGGCAATCACAGCGATCGACCGCGACGACCCGCTCGTCGCACCGGCGCCAAAAGGTCTACTTGGCCCCGACGGCCTGCCTGTCGGTGCGCGCGATCCCTTCTTCGTCGAGATGAACAACGAACTCGCCGACAAGGGTTTCCTCGTCACGGCGACGGACGACCTGATCAACTGGTCGCGCACCGGCTCGCTGATGTGGATGACCTTCGGTCTGGCCTGCTGCGCCGTCGAGATGATGCAGATGTCGATGCCGCGCTATGACGTCGAGCGCTTCGGCTTCGCCCCGCGTGCTTCACCACGCCAGTCCGACGTGATGATCGTGGCAGGTACGCTGACCAACAAGATGGCCCCGGCGCTGCGCAAGGTCTACGACCAGATGCCGGAGCCGCGCTACGTCATCTCGATGGGCTCCTGCGCCAATGGCGGCGGCTACTACCATTACAGCTACTCGGTGGTACGTGGCTGCGACCGCATCGTGCCGATCGACATTTATGTGCCCGGTTGTCCTCCGACTGCGGAAGCGCTGCTGTACGGCGTGCTGCTGCTGCAGAAGAAAATCCGCCGCACCGGCACGATCGAGCGCTGA
- a CDS encoding NADH-quinone oxidoreductase subunit C, with product MSDLVALGDNIKAALPDAVTEAVIAFDELTILVEAGTIVEVLRTLRDDPRFRFLNFTDIAGADYPQREKRFDVVYHLLAPHHNHRIRVKVQTDEATPVPSVIDIFPAANWYEREAYDFYGILFSGHPDLRRILTDYGFEGYPLRKDFPLTGFVEVRYDDEQKRVVYEPVKLNQEFRNFDFLSPWEGTDYVLPGDEKAKTA from the coding sequence ATGAGCGATCTCGTTGCTCTCGGGGACAACATCAAGGCGGCGCTGCCCGACGCCGTGACGGAGGCGGTCATCGCCTTCGACGAACTGACGATACTTGTTGAGGCTGGCACGATCGTCGAGGTTCTACGGACCCTGCGCGACGACCCGCGCTTCCGTTTTCTGAACTTCACCGACATCGCCGGTGCCGACTATCCGCAGCGCGAGAAGCGCTTCGACGTCGTGTATCATCTGCTGGCGCCGCATCATAACCACCGCATCCGGGTCAAGGTCCAGACCGACGAGGCGACACCGGTCCCTTCCGTGATCGACATCTTTCCGGCTGCGAACTGGTATGAGCGCGAGGCCTACGATTTTTACGGCATTCTCTTCTCGGGCCATCCAGACCTGCGTCGCATCCTCACCGACTACGGCTTCGAGGGTTATCCGCTCCGCAAGGACTTCCCGCTGACCGGCTTCGTCGAGGTGCGCTACGACGACGAACAGAAGCGGGTGGTCTACGAGCCGGTGAAGCTCAACCAGGAATTCCGCAACTTCGATTTTCTGTCGCCATGGGAAGGGACCGACTACGTCCTTCCGGGTGACGAAAAAGCGAAGACGGCTTGA
- a CDS encoding NADH-quinone oxidoreductase subunit D has product MGEHNIRNFSINFGPQHPAAHGVLRLVLELDGEIVERVDPHIGLLHRGTEKLIEAKTYLQALPYFDRLDYVAPMNQEHAYSLAVEKLMGVTVPRRGQLIRVLYSEIGRILSHLLNVTTQAMDVGALTPPLWGFEEREKLMIFYERASGSRMHAAYIRPGGVHQDLPTSLIHDIAEWCDPFLKVCDDLETLLTDNRIFKQRNVDIGVVDLDTCWKWGFSGVMVRGSGAAWDLRKSQPYECYEEMEFDIPIGKNGDCYDRYCLRMEEMRQSVRIMKQCCEKLLSPEGGGPISALDGKMVPPKRGEMKRSMEAIIHHFKLYTEGYKVPAGEVYAAVEAPKGEFGVYLVSDGTNKPYRCKIKAPGFAHLQAMDFMCRKHMLADVSAILGSLDIVFGEVDR; this is encoded by the coding sequence ATGGGCGAGCACAATATCCGCAATTTCAGCATCAACTTTGGGCCGCAGCACCCGGCGGCCCACGGCGTGCTGCGCCTCGTGCTCGAACTCGACGGCGAGATCGTCGAGCGCGTCGATCCGCATATCGGCCTGCTGCATCGCGGCACCGAGAAGCTGATCGAAGCAAAAACCTATCTGCAGGCACTGCCCTATTTCGACCGGCTCGATTACGTCGCGCCGATGAACCAGGAGCATGCCTATTCGCTCGCGGTCGAAAAGCTGATGGGCGTCACGGTCCCGCGCCGCGGCCAGCTCATCCGCGTGCTCTATTCCGAGATCGGCCGCATCCTCTCGCATCTGCTCAACGTCACCACGCAGGCGATGGATGTCGGCGCACTCACGCCCCCGCTGTGGGGTTTCGAGGAGCGCGAGAAGCTGATGATCTTCTACGAGCGCGCCAGCGGCTCGCGCATGCACGCGGCCTATATCAGGCCAGGCGGCGTGCATCAGGATCTGCCGACCTCGCTGATCCACGACATCGCCGAATGGTGCGACCCGTTCCTAAAAGTCTGCGACGATCTCGAAACGCTTCTGACCGACAACCGCATCTTCAAGCAGCGCAATGTCGATATCGGCGTCGTCGATCTCGACACCTGCTGGAAATGGGGTTTTTCGGGCGTGATGGTCCGTGGCTCGGGCGCCGCCTGGGATCTGCGCAAGTCGCAGCCCTATGAGTGCTACGAGGAGATGGAATTCGACATCCCCATCGGCAAGAATGGTGACTGCTACGACCGCTACTGCCTCCGCATGGAAGAGATGCGCCAGTCGGTGCGGATCATGAAGCAGTGCTGCGAAAAGCTGCTCTCCCCCGAGGGAGGCGGGCCGATCTCCGCGCTTGACGGCAAGATGGTGCCGCCAAAGCGGGGCGAGATGAAGCGCTCGATGGAAGCGATCATCCACCATTTCAAGCTCTACACCGAAGGCTACAAGGTGCCCGCCGGCGAGGTCTATGCGGCGGTCGAGGCGCCCAAGGGCGAGTTCGGCGTGTATCTGGTCTCGGACGGCACCAACAAGCCCTATCGCTGCAAGATCAAGGCACCGGGCTTCGCCCATCTCCAGGCCATGGATTTCATGTGCCGCAAGCACATGCTGGCGGATGTCTCCGCGATTCTGGGTTCGCTGGACATCGTGTTCGGGGAGGTCGATCGGTGA
- the nuoE gene encoding NADH-quinone oxidoreductase subunit NuoE, producing MSVRRLAPDHVQPASFAFDAANENWADQQIAKYPEGRQASAVIPLLWKAQEQHHGWVPRAAIEAVARKLDMAPMRVMEIATFYTMFNLQPVGEHFIQLCGTTPCALRGAEAIRKVCEDVIGPQSTVSADGKLSWLEVECLGACCNAPMVQINFDYYEDLTPDNFRALLDDLRHGRPTRPGPQVDRSGSEPLGGGETLKDPALYDGTVIGAGDWQTRVSEQRKAAAEAAAAKTAAEAEAKTAETQTAATGTAGPTDIKAAPAPAAASPGRPKPSDPAQPSNSAQDTPSAAGDTIKAAPEKAPARRPRAAKPADKPVK from the coding sequence ATGTCCGTCCGTCGTCTCGCCCCCGATCACGTCCAGCCCGCCTCCTTCGCATTCGACGCGGCGAATGAGAACTGGGCCGATCAGCAGATCGCCAAATATCCGGAAGGCCGCCAGGCCTCGGCCGTGATTCCGCTTCTCTGGAAGGCGCAGGAGCAGCATCACGGCTGGGTGCCGCGCGCCGCGATCGAGGCGGTGGCCCGCAAGCTCGACATGGCTCCGATGCGCGTCATGGAGATCGCGACCTTCTACACCATGTTCAACCTGCAGCCGGTCGGCGAGCATTTCATCCAGCTCTGCGGCACGACGCCCTGCGCGCTGCGCGGCGCAGAGGCGATCAGGAAGGTCTGCGAGGACGTCATCGGCCCGCAATCGACCGTTTCGGCCGACGGCAAACTCTCCTGGCTCGAGGTCGAGTGTCTCGGTGCCTGCTGCAATGCACCGATGGTGCAGATCAATTTCGACTATTACGAGGATCTGACGCCGGATAATTTCCGCGCTCTGCTCGACGATTTGCGTCATGGCCGGCCGACCAGGCCGGGTCCGCAGGTCGATCGCTCCGGCTCCGAGCCGCTGGGCGGGGGCGAGACGCTGAAGGATCCCGCGCTTTATGACGGCACCGTGATCGGTGCCGGCGACTGGCAGACGCGAGTCTCCGAGCAGCGCAAGGCTGCCGCCGAAGCTGCGGCCGCGAAAACAGCAGCCGAGGCCGAGGCCAAGACGGCGGAAACCCAGACGGCTGCGACGGGCACCGCCGGGCCGACCGACATCAAGGCGGCGCCTGCGCCCGCTGCTGCGAGCCCCGGCCGGCCGAAGCCCTCCGACCCGGCCCAGCCGTCGAACAGTGCGCAGGATACGCCCTCGGCTGCGGGCGACACGATCAAGGCAGCGCCGGAGAAGGCGCCGGCTCGCCGTCCGCGGGCTGCCAAGCCTGCCGACAAGCCGGTGAAGTGA